In the Ipomoea triloba cultivar NCNSP0323 chromosome 6, ASM357664v1 genome, one interval contains:
- the LOC116022575 gene encoding organic cation/carnitine transporter 3-like, translating into MPSERDPLLAPPTANEEGKNIKKRSLDDTIERCIGKFGWAQLLQATLASLAWIFDAQQTFVTIFTDVVPTWHCNDDLSSSTCTDVCQLPAEAWGWDAAAHTSVVSEWGLQCAGAVITGLPSTSYFVGCLVGGIALSTFADSSFGRKRMLAFSCCLMNVAAVLTAAASNVWVYSALRFLTGFGRATIGTCALVLSTEVVGRRWRGQVGIIGFICFTFGFLSLPAIAYFNAGSSWRYLYLWTGIPGIIYSVIVYFVAGESPRWLYVRGMKQDFVQTIKNIAPPETRNSITTSFFGSFILDNHDQDQEDQNMGMDLYAALRLLLNKGWALKRLLTVMLVGVGTGMVYYGIPLGVGEMPLNLYLSTTLNALSELPASLTTFLLIDKLKRRSSVLGLGLLSGACCVGCVVFVSEELRWVQIGLEIVAFFNACTAFNVLMIYTLELFPTCVRNSAVSIVRQAMVLGGAISPLLVALGRANRFYSYGVFGLTIGVCCLFVIWLPETMGGEICDTIDEEESKENNGISKV; encoded by the coding sequence ATGCCGAGCGAAAGGGATCCCCTGTTGGCTCCCCCAACCGCCAATGAGGAAgggaaaaacataaaaaaacgTTCCTTGGACGACACCATCGAACGTTGTATCGGAAAGTTCGGGTGGGCCCAGCTTCTACAAGCCACGCTGGCATCTCTGGCATGGATATTCGACGCCCAGCAAACCTTCGTCACCATTTTCACTGACGTGGTGCCTACGTGGCACTGCAACGATGATTTATCTTCTTCCACGTGTACGGATGTCTGCCAGCTTCCCGCGGAGGCGTGGGGGTGGGACGCGGCGGCGCACACCTCCGTGGTTTCCGAGTGGGGCCTACAGTGTGCCGGGGCGGTTATCACCGGCCTGCCGTCGACCTCGTACTTTGTCGGGTGCCTGGTCGGCGGAATCGCGCTGTCCACGTTCGCCGACTCCTCGTTCGGCCGGAAGAGAATGCTGGCGTTCTCATGCTGCCTCATGAATGTGGCCGCCGTGCTCACGGCGGCGGCGTCCAACGTGTGGGTCTACTCGGCGTTGCGGTTCCTGACGGGGTTCGGGCGGGCCACCATCGGCACCTGCGCGCTGGTTTTGTCGACCGAGGTTGTCGGGAGGCGGTGGCGGGGACAGGTAGGAATCATAGGCTTCATTTGTTTCACGTTCGGATTCCTATCTTTACCCGCCATAGCGTATTTCAATGCCGGGTCTTCCTGGAGATATCTCTATCTCTGGACCGGAATCCCCGGGATTATATACTCCGTTATAGTCTACTTCGTGGCCGGAGAATCTCCGAGGTGGCTTTATGTCCGAGGAATGAAACAAGATTTTGTCCAAACCATAAAAAACATCGCCCCCCCGGAGACGCGTAACAGCATAACCACCAGCTTCTTCGGCTCATTTATTCTTGATAACCACGATCAAGACCAGGAGGATCAAAACATGGGGATGGATTTATACGCGGCTCTAAGGCTACTACTAAACAAAGGATGGGCGTTGAAACGGTTATTAACGGTGATGTTAGTTGGGGTCGGGACTGGGATGGTGTATTACGGAATTCCGTTAGGTGTGGGGGAAATGCCGTTAAATCTCTACCTTAGTACGACGTTAAATGCTTTGTCGGAGCTGCCGGCGTCTTTGACGACGTTCTTGCTGATAGACAAGCTGAAGCGGCGGAGCTCGGTGTTGGGGCTAGGGCTGCTGAGCGGCGCGTGTTGCGTTGGGTGCGTGGTGTTCGTGAGCGAGGAGTTGAGGTGGGTCCAGATCGGGCTGGAAATCGTGGCGTTCTTCAACGCCTGCACGGCGTTTAACGTTCTCATGATATACACGCTGGAGCTCTTCCCGACCTGCGTCAGGAACTCCGCGGTGTCGATCGTGAGGCAAGCCATGGTGCTCGGCGGCGCCATCAGCCCGTTGCTGGTGGCGCTGGGGAGAGCCAACAGGTTTTACTCCTACGGGGTTTTCGGACTCACAATCGGCGTTTGTTGCTTGTTTGTGATTTGGTTGCCGGAGACAATGGGCGGAGAAATCTGCGACACAA
- the LOC116023592 gene encoding uncharacterized protein LOC116023592, with protein sequence MYGVRSLLRRISYRRVVIVELVMGVQLVYGMILGCLIRIPRFLSRHVQSIMATVSALVDPMTSDWDVPLLKELFCDRDVALIMKIPISPSYNDQWCWRGDVRGMYTVKQGYRLLVEDAVNAPSQFTAWRLLWKLRLPPTVLNFIWRCARDILPTNLNLVGRGYGTVFVIFLQYSQMMNSLLGCRKSLKGETMKRFVHAWHCPWTPSEVVRRAVLLAEEWNTLFAAPGNLLINGSEHAIDPGINDGVIIHVDAAVFSDREEGYVSAVVHGSDGGYLAARNCSVRSIRNPILAEAMAVKEALSWAKDRGWHKVVLYSDCQLVCNLLKSSLPNNSYVGCIVRDCVSLKRYFVDVSFHYIARSVNTLAHVLARATASQSGPGVWFSSFPDCI encoded by the exons ATGTATGGCGTTCGATCCTTGCTGCGCAGAATCTCTTATAGAAGGGTTGTAATCGTAGAATTGGTGATGGGAGTACAGCTCGTATATGGGATGATCCTTGGTTGCCTGATCAGGATTCCCCGTTTCCTGTCACGCCACGTTCAGTCCATCATGGCCACTGTTTCTGCGTTAGTTGACCCTATGACTTCAGATTGGGATGTGCCACTGCTTAAGGAGTTGTTCTGTGACAGGGATGTTGCTTTAATCATGAAAATTCCTATATCCCCGTCTTATAACGATCAGTGGTGTTGGAGAGGTGATGTTCGGGGAATGTACACAGTAAAGCAGGGTTATAGATTGTTGGTAGAGGATGCAGTTAATGCCCCTTCCCAGTTCACTGCATGGAGATTATTATGGAAGCTTAGACTTCCGCCAACAGTTCTCAATTTTATTTGGCGATGTGCCCGCGACATTCTCCCCACGAACCTGAACTTAGTTGGACGTG GTTATGGGACAGTTTTTGTGATCTTCCTTCAATACAGTCAAATGATGAATTCGCTGCTTGGTTGTCGAAAGTCATTGAAGGGAGAAACGATGAAGCGATTCGTGCATGCATGGCACTGT CCTTGGACACCCAGTGAGGTGGTGCGACGGGCGGTTCTTTTGGCGGAAGAGTGGAATACCCTATTTGCAGCTCCAGGTAATTTGCTTATCAATGGTTCAGAACATGCAATCGATCCTGGTATTAATGATGGAGTAATTATTCATGTTGATGCTGCTGTTTTTTCTGATAGAGAGGAGGGGTATGTGTCTGCTGTGGTGCATGGGAGTGATGGAGGGTATTTGGCGGCTCGCAATTGTTCAGTGAGGAGTATTCGGAATCCTATTCTTGCGGAGGCGATGGCTGTTAAAGAGGCACTCTCTTGGGCGAAGGATCGTGGTTGGCATAAAGTTGTGTTGTATTCCGATTGCCAGCTGGTTTGCAACCTTTTGAAGAGTTCCTTGCCGAATAATTCTTATGTTGGTTGCATTGTTCGTGATTGTGTTTCTTTGAAACGCTACTTTGTTGATGTATCGTTTCATTATATTGCTAGATCAGTGAATACGCTAGCTCATGTGTTAGCAAGAGCTACGGCTTCTCAGTCTGGTCCTGGTGTTTGGTTTTCTTCTTTCCCTGACTGTATTTAG
- the LOC116022589 gene encoding myb family transcription factor APL isoform X1 has protein sequence MFHPKKPSSSSMNSHHDRPLCVQGDSGLVLTTDPKPRLRWTVELHDRFVDAVTQLGGPDKATPKTIMRVMGVKGLTLYHLKSHLQKFRLGKQPHKEFNDHSVKDVERASTLELQRNSASSSGMIGRNMNDSNVRINDAIRMQMEVQRRLHEQLEVQRHLQLRIEAQGKYMQTILEKACQTLSGGDSHVGPAAGPYKLGMANNHHPPPPHHHQPDQLSGMKDFGFPAFQDLNIYGGGHDHLDLHQTIDASSSLDGFLSNDNLCLGGAARGKKRPSPCGTGKSPLIWSDDLGPTSCGQENDQMIQITLDRSGNDIVDDSVSDFYETKPSLNMGGGGAGEHGGEVEKKFEAAASQERQSPSRRERMNPGAILMNMNMNMQAAAAQGRNSTFG, from the exons atgtTCCATCCAAAGAAACCCTCCTCAAGCAGTATGAATTCCCACCATGACAGACCCTTATGCGTCCAAGGAGACTCCGGCCTCGTTCTCACTACCGATCCCAAACCCCGCCTCCGATGGACCGTCGAACTCCACGACCGCTTCGTCGACGCCGTCACCCAGCTCGGCGGCCCCGACA AAGCCACACCTAAGACGATCATGAGAGTGATGGGCGTGAAGGGCCTCACCCTCTACCACCTCAAGAGCCACCTGCAG AAATTCAGACTGGGAAAGCAGCCACACAAGGAATTCAATGATCACTCTGTCAAAGATGTTGAGAGAG CTTCCACTTTAGAGCTTCAACGAAACTCAGCATCTTCTTCGGGAATGATTGGCCGCAACATGAACGa TAGTAATGTTCGCATCAATGATGCCATCAGGATGCAGATGGAGGTGCAGAGAAGACTGCATGAACAACTAGAG GTCCAGAGGCATCTCCAGTTGAGGATTGAAGCTCAAGGGAAGTACATGCAGACCATCCTGGAGAAAGCCTGCCAAACTCTTTCAGGTGGGGACAGCCATGTGGGACCAGCAGCTGGGCCCTACAAGCTAGGCATGGCCAATAACCATCACCCACCCCctccccaccaccaccaaccCGACCAACTTTCCGGCATGAAAGACTTCGGCTTCCCAGCCTTCCAAGACCTCAACATCTACGGCGGCGGACACGACCACCTCGACCTCCACCAAACCATCGACGCCTCCTCCTCCCTCGACGGCTTCCTCTCCAACGACAACCTCTGCCTCGGCGGCGCCGCCCGGGGCAAGAAGAGGCCCAGCCCCTGCGGCACCGGAAAGAGCCCTCTAATCTGGTCGGACGACCTGGGCCCCACCTCATGCGGCCAGGAAAACGACCAGATGATCCAAATCACGCTCGACAGAAGCGGCAACGACATCGTCGACGACTCCGTCTCCGATTTCTACGAAACCAAGCCGTCCCTGAACatgggcggcggcggcgccggagAGCACGGCGGCGAAGTAGAGAAGAAATTCGAGGCGGCGGCGTCTCAGGAGAGGCAATCGCCGAGCAGGCGAGAGAGGATGAATCCCGGCGCCATTCTTATGAACATGAACATGAACAtgcaggcggcggcggcgcaaGGGAGAAACTCTACATtcggctaa
- the LOC116022589 gene encoding myb family transcription factor APL isoform X2: MFHPKKPSSSSMNSHHDRPLCVQGDSGLVLTTDPKPRLRWTVELHDRFVDAVTQLGGPDKATPKTIMRVMGVKGLTLYHLKSHLQKFRLGKQPHKEFNDHSVKDVERASTLELQRNSASSSGMIGRNMNDNVRINDAIRMQMEVQRRLHEQLEVQRHLQLRIEAQGKYMQTILEKACQTLSGGDSHVGPAAGPYKLGMANNHHPPPPHHHQPDQLSGMKDFGFPAFQDLNIYGGGHDHLDLHQTIDASSSLDGFLSNDNLCLGGAARGKKRPSPCGTGKSPLIWSDDLGPTSCGQENDQMIQITLDRSGNDIVDDSVSDFYETKPSLNMGGGGAGEHGGEVEKKFEAAASQERQSPSRRERMNPGAILMNMNMNMQAAAAQGRNSTFG, from the exons atgtTCCATCCAAAGAAACCCTCCTCAAGCAGTATGAATTCCCACCATGACAGACCCTTATGCGTCCAAGGAGACTCCGGCCTCGTTCTCACTACCGATCCCAAACCCCGCCTCCGATGGACCGTCGAACTCCACGACCGCTTCGTCGACGCCGTCACCCAGCTCGGCGGCCCCGACA AAGCCACACCTAAGACGATCATGAGAGTGATGGGCGTGAAGGGCCTCACCCTCTACCACCTCAAGAGCCACCTGCAG AAATTCAGACTGGGAAAGCAGCCACACAAGGAATTCAATGATCACTCTGTCAAAGATGTTGAGAGAG CTTCCACTTTAGAGCTTCAACGAAACTCAGCATCTTCTTCGGGAATGATTGGCCGCAACATGAACGa TAATGTTCGCATCAATGATGCCATCAGGATGCAGATGGAGGTGCAGAGAAGACTGCATGAACAACTAGAG GTCCAGAGGCATCTCCAGTTGAGGATTGAAGCTCAAGGGAAGTACATGCAGACCATCCTGGAGAAAGCCTGCCAAACTCTTTCAGGTGGGGACAGCCATGTGGGACCAGCAGCTGGGCCCTACAAGCTAGGCATGGCCAATAACCATCACCCACCCCctccccaccaccaccaaccCGACCAACTTTCCGGCATGAAAGACTTCGGCTTCCCAGCCTTCCAAGACCTCAACATCTACGGCGGCGGACACGACCACCTCGACCTCCACCAAACCATCGACGCCTCCTCCTCCCTCGACGGCTTCCTCTCCAACGACAACCTCTGCCTCGGCGGCGCCGCCCGGGGCAAGAAGAGGCCCAGCCCCTGCGGCACCGGAAAGAGCCCTCTAATCTGGTCGGACGACCTGGGCCCCACCTCATGCGGCCAGGAAAACGACCAGATGATCCAAATCACGCTCGACAGAAGCGGCAACGACATCGTCGACGACTCCGTCTCCGATTTCTACGAAACCAAGCCGTCCCTGAACatgggcggcggcggcgccggagAGCACGGCGGCGAAGTAGAGAAGAAATTCGAGGCGGCGGCGTCTCAGGAGAGGCAATCGCCGAGCAGGCGAGAGAGGATGAATCCCGGCGCCATTCTTATGAACATGAACATGAACAtgcaggcggcggcggcgcaaGGGAGAAACTCTACATtcggctaa
- the LOC116022589 gene encoding myb family transcription factor APL isoform X3, whose product MFHPKKPSSSSMNSHHDRPLCVQGDSGLVLTTDPKPRLRWTVELHDRFVDAVTQLGGPDKATPKTIMRVMGVKGLTLYHLKSHLQKFRLGKQPHKEFNDHSVKDVERASTLELQRNSASSSGMIGRNMNEMQMEVQRRLHEQLEVQRHLQLRIEAQGKYMQTILEKACQTLSGGDSHVGPAAGPYKLGMANNHHPPPPHHHQPDQLSGMKDFGFPAFQDLNIYGGGHDHLDLHQTIDASSSLDGFLSNDNLCLGGAARGKKRPSPCGTGKSPLIWSDDLGPTSCGQENDQMIQITLDRSGNDIVDDSVSDFYETKPSLNMGGGGAGEHGGEVEKKFEAAASQERQSPSRRERMNPGAILMNMNMNMQAAAAQGRNSTFG is encoded by the exons atgtTCCATCCAAAGAAACCCTCCTCAAGCAGTATGAATTCCCACCATGACAGACCCTTATGCGTCCAAGGAGACTCCGGCCTCGTTCTCACTACCGATCCCAAACCCCGCCTCCGATGGACCGTCGAACTCCACGACCGCTTCGTCGACGCCGTCACCCAGCTCGGCGGCCCCGACA AAGCCACACCTAAGACGATCATGAGAGTGATGGGCGTGAAGGGCCTCACCCTCTACCACCTCAAGAGCCACCTGCAG AAATTCAGACTGGGAAAGCAGCCACACAAGGAATTCAATGATCACTCTGTCAAAGATGTTGAGAGAG CTTCCACTTTAGAGCTTCAACGAAACTCAGCATCTTCTTCGGGAATGATTGGCCGCAACATGAACGa GATGCAGATGGAGGTGCAGAGAAGACTGCATGAACAACTAGAG GTCCAGAGGCATCTCCAGTTGAGGATTGAAGCTCAAGGGAAGTACATGCAGACCATCCTGGAGAAAGCCTGCCAAACTCTTTCAGGTGGGGACAGCCATGTGGGACCAGCAGCTGGGCCCTACAAGCTAGGCATGGCCAATAACCATCACCCACCCCctccccaccaccaccaaccCGACCAACTTTCCGGCATGAAAGACTTCGGCTTCCCAGCCTTCCAAGACCTCAACATCTACGGCGGCGGACACGACCACCTCGACCTCCACCAAACCATCGACGCCTCCTCCTCCCTCGACGGCTTCCTCTCCAACGACAACCTCTGCCTCGGCGGCGCCGCCCGGGGCAAGAAGAGGCCCAGCCCCTGCGGCACCGGAAAGAGCCCTCTAATCTGGTCGGACGACCTGGGCCCCACCTCATGCGGCCAGGAAAACGACCAGATGATCCAAATCACGCTCGACAGAAGCGGCAACGACATCGTCGACGACTCCGTCTCCGATTTCTACGAAACCAAGCCGTCCCTGAACatgggcggcggcggcgccggagAGCACGGCGGCGAAGTAGAGAAGAAATTCGAGGCGGCGGCGTCTCAGGAGAGGCAATCGCCGAGCAGGCGAGAGAGGATGAATCCCGGCGCCATTCTTATGAACATGAACATGAACAtgcaggcggcggcggcgcaaGGGAGAAACTCTACATtcggctaa